The DNA segment GCATGCTGGAATACGGCACAAAGGTAGTGGCGGGGGTAACGCCCGGTAAAGGAGGAAGCTCGGTCCACGGCGTCCCGGTCTTCAACACCGTGGAGCAGGCGGTAAGGGAAACACGGGCCGACGCCAGCATCATCTTTGTCCCCGCCCCCTTCGCCGCCGATGCCATCCTGGAGGCCGCCGATGCGGGGCTATCCCTGGTGGTCTGTATCACCGAGGGCATCCCGCTCCGTGACATGGTCCTGGTCCTGAAACATATCAGGGAGAAGGGGGTGCGCCTTATCGGCCCCAACTGCCCCGGCGTCATTTCACCCGGGAAGGGCAAGATGGGCATCATGGCCGGGGATATCCATATGCCGGGGCTGGTGGGGGTGGTCTCCCGCAGCGGCACCTTGACCTACGAGGCGGTGGCCCAGCTCACCGCCCTGGGGCTGGGCCAGTCCACCTGCGTGGGCATCGGCGGCGACCCCCTGCCAGGCTCCAGCTTTGTGGACATCCTTGAGCTCTTTGCCCGGGACCCCCAGACGGAGGCGGTGGTCCTCATCGGGGAAATCGGAGGGGCCTATGAGCAGGAGGCGGCGGAGTATATCAACAAGGGGGGCTTCCCCAAACCGGTGGTGGCCTTTGTAGCCGGGGCCACCGCCCCCCCAGGCCGGCGCATGGGCCACGCCGGGGCCATAATCTCCGGGGGAGGGGAATCGGCCCGGGACAAGATAGACGCCCTGGCCCAGGCCGGGGCCGCCATAGCCCCCAGCCCCGCCGAAATCGGCCTCACTGTAAAAAAGATGCTGGAAAGCGTGGGGTAGCCTATATTCCTAAAGAACAACGGATATGACGAAAGCCACTCTGATTAGGGTCAGACACATGTCGGACACTGGCAAGGGAGATGAAGGGGCGATATGCTGGGGTTTCGATGGGTGTTTATGGGGCCATTCTGCCGGGAGCGGCGCGCCTGGCACGGCTCCTGGCAGAGCCCTCTGAGGAAGC comes from the Chloroflexota bacterium genome and includes:
- the sucD gene encoding succinate--CoA ligase subunit alpha; the encoded protein is MSILIDERTLVLVQGITGGEGSFHTRRMLEYGTKVVAGVTPGKGGSSVHGVPVFNTVEQAVRETRADASIIFVPAPFAADAILEAADAGLSLVVCITEGIPLRDMVLVLKHIREKGVRLIGPNCPGVISPGKGKMGIMAGDIHMPGLVGVVSRSGTLTYEAVAQLTALGLGQSTCVGIGGDPLPGSSFVDILELFARDPQTEAVVLIGEIGGAYEQEAAEYINKGGFPKPVVAFVAGATAPPGRRMGHAGAIISGGGESARDKIDALAQAGAAIAPSPAEIGLTVKKMLESVG